The proteins below are encoded in one region of Alistipes communis:
- a CDS encoding calcineurin-like phosphoesterase C-terminal domain-containing protein: MNRFEALMRRAALVLALLLTTACGGGEEEPRTPPAEPPREIEVDASSTLYGFVGDTAGNPVEGVVVSDGFQCVATDAGGVYEMKRDAAAEYVCYSVPAEFKIRTGHDGYPDFYVRLDTSQQKIRQDFTLERLAGVERNFRLICIGDPQPAKAEEATRFEREAMVDVRRTATASAVPCYGVALGDITGEKPDLLAGVRRSLGTAGIPVFALPGNHDKYKVDDATPRDASYFRYTMGPVDYSFNRGDVHVVCMDDVIYTSGTEYTNGFTDAQLAWLRADLSFVPKQKMVILCYHIPLRSGTARNMAAVKALLSEYAEAHLMAAHTHYNENFINTDADGGLYEHIHGAPCGVFWHSALNGDGTPNGYAVYDVEGAAITDWRYKSSLHDESFQIRLHRGGDTHSGFTYPYTPKTVIANVWNADPEWRVTLCENGVETKAMTLVTTYTDAWSVGYHVGVLGRGDNYKSPCKHMYVAEPNDVRAALKVVAVDRWGNRYEQSEFTAPDDFTDARSPVY, encoded by the coding sequence ATGAACCGATTCGAAGCTTTGATGCGCCGCGCGGCCCTGGTGCTCGCGCTGTTGCTGACGACCGCCTGCGGAGGCGGTGAAGAGGAACCCCGGACGCCTCCTGCGGAGCCGCCCAGGGAGATCGAGGTCGATGCGTCGAGTACGCTCTACGGATTCGTGGGCGACACGGCGGGGAATCCTGTCGAGGGCGTGGTCGTAAGCGACGGCTTCCAGTGCGTGGCCACCGATGCCGGGGGCGTCTACGAGATGAAGCGCGACGCGGCGGCGGAATACGTCTGCTATTCGGTGCCCGCGGAGTTCAAGATCCGCACGGGACACGACGGCTATCCCGATTTCTACGTGCGGCTCGATACCTCGCAGCAGAAGATCCGTCAGGATTTCACGCTCGAACGCCTCGCGGGCGTCGAGCGCAACTTCCGCCTGATCTGCATCGGCGATCCCCAGCCCGCCAAGGCCGAGGAGGCGACGCGGTTCGAACGCGAGGCGATGGTCGACGTGCGCCGCACGGCGACGGCTTCGGCGGTGCCCTGCTACGGCGTGGCGCTGGGCGACATCACGGGCGAGAAACCCGACCTGCTCGCGGGCGTGCGCCGTTCGCTGGGGACGGCGGGCATTCCGGTCTTCGCGCTGCCGGGCAACCACGACAAATACAAGGTGGACGACGCCACGCCGCGCGACGCCTCCTATTTCCGCTACACGATGGGGCCGGTGGACTACTCGTTCAACCGCGGCGACGTGCACGTGGTCTGCATGGACGACGTGATCTACACCTCGGGCACGGAGTACACCAATGGCTTTACGGACGCCCAGCTGGCCTGGCTGCGCGCCGACCTGAGTTTCGTGCCGAAGCAGAAGATGGTCATCCTCTGCTACCATATCCCGCTGCGCAGCGGCACGGCACGCAACATGGCGGCTGTCAAGGCGCTGCTGTCGGAGTACGCCGAGGCGCATCTCATGGCGGCGCACACCCACTACAACGAGAATTTCATCAATACCGACGCGGACGGAGGACTCTACGAGCATATCCACGGCGCACCCTGCGGGGTGTTCTGGCACTCGGCGCTCAACGGCGACGGCACGCCCAACGGCTATGCGGTCTACGACGTGGAGGGAGCGGCGATCACCGACTGGCGCTACAAATCCAGCCTGCACGACGAGTCGTTCCAGATCCGTCTGCATCGCGGCGGCGACACCCACAGCGGCTTCACCTATCCCTATACGCCGAAGACGGTGATCGCCAACGTCTGGAACGCCGATCCCGAGTGGCGGGTTACGCTCTGCGAGAACGGCGTGGAGACCAAGGCGATGACGCTGGTGACGACCTACACCGACGCGTGGTCGGTGGGGTACCATGTGGGCGTGCTGGGGCGCGGCGACAACTACAAGTCGCCCTGCAAGCACATGTACGTGGCCGAGCCGAACGACGTCAGGGCCGCATTGAAGGTGGTGGCCGTCGACCGCTGGGGCAACCGCTACGAGCAGTCGGAGTTCACGGCGCCCGACGACTTCACGGATGCCAGGTCGCCCGTGTATTGA